TGTGCGCGAGTTCAGAAAGGCGATGTTCCAGTTCCTTGTGTTTCGTGGTGAGTTGACGGAACTCATCGTCATTCTGGAGCAAGGTGGACGTCAAGTCCGGTGCGTCTGCCGTCATGCGGTTCGCCTCCTTCCATAGGGGCCGGTCAGAAGCGCGTGGGTGAGTCGGTGGAGCAACATAGGCTGGACCCCGCAGGGCCCCGATCGCGGTTGCGATCGGGTGTCGTCAGGGGTGTACGGGCAAGTTACCACAAGGCCATAGCGCGTTCAAGTATTCGGATTTGATTCAATATTCTGGAGTTCTCTCGCAAGAACCAGGGCATCCTCCACTGGCTCCCTGTAGTAAGCCTGGCGCACGCCGATGGTCGTAAACCCCAGGTTTTCGTAGAGTTGCCTGGCCGCCGCGTTACCGCGCCGCACCTCGAGCAACGCCCGGATGGCGCCCCGGTTTCGACCCTCCCGGAGCACGTATTCGACGAGGCACCGTCCAAAACCCCGGCCGCGGTACTCCGGCCTGACGGCGACGTTGTTGATGTGCACTTCGTCGACCACCAGCCAATGCGAACAGTACCCGGCGACCCGGCACTCCGGAGTCCGCAAGACGACGATGAAGGAGATTCCGCTATTTTGGAGTTCTGCCTCGTACATCTCCCGCGACCACGGAGTGGCGAAGCTTGACCGATCGACCTCCATCACGCCAGTCAGGTCGTCTTGACCGCCCAAGGCTTCAACAAGCGGCACCATCACGCGCCGCCAGCCCGCTGTCGATCACGCGCCAGTTCGGCATCTGACCGGCGAACGTAGATCGGTTTGACCGCGTGCGGCGGCAGCGCCTTTCCGGCTCCCGCCCGCTGCTCGGCCAGCCGTCCGATTGCGGGTGCCAGCAAAGGGGTCGGGGCAATGACGCGCAGCCCCGTGCCCAGGCGTTCCGACAGGATGTCCCGATAGGTCAGCGCCCCATCGCCTGCGAAGGTCACATGTCCCCACCAGGCCTCTCCTATCCACCGTTCCAGAACGACAGATGGCGTCGCCACCGACGGATCGTCCACGTACTCGAATTCCGGTCCCGTTCCCGCAGCGCGCGTTCCGATCATTCGCAGCACCGCGGCAAACACCTCGTGACGCTGTGCATCGAGCCAGATGGCCAACGAGGCGTCGGCGAGAGCCGGCTGGTCGGCCCAGACGGCCGCCGCCACCGCCTCGAACGCGGATACGCCGACGACCGGCTTGCCGCTGGCGAAGGCGAGTCCCTGGACCGCAGCCAGCCCAATCCTGAGACCCGTGAACGAGCCGGGGCCGGCGGCCACCCCGAACACGTCCACATCAGACACGGCCAGGCCCTGGTCGCCAAGCAGATCGAGCAGGTCGCCGGGAAGCCGTGTCGCATGCGGACGGGTGCCATCACCAACACGTGTGGCCAGGACGCGCTGGTCGCGCACGATGGCGAGGCTCCCCAGGCGGGTCGTCGTGTCAAGAGCGGCCACGAGCATGGTCTGATTGTGCCCCAGCATGGCGGGGAGATGCTATATTCCAGAGGCGTGTCACCTTCCGATTCATCTCCCTCACCCAAGGGTCTGGCCACCGCCAGCCCGGCGATGCGGCAGTACCTGGACGCCAAGCGCCAGTACCGTGACGCTATCGTTTTCTTTCGCATGGGTGACTTCTACGAGATGTTCTACGAGGACGCGCTGACGGCCTCCCGGGCGCTCGACCTGACGCTGACCTCGCGTTCGAAGGACGCCGAAGGCGGCAACATCCCGATGTGCGGCTTGCCCTATCACGCGGCCGAATCGTACTTGGCGCGCCTGGTGAAGAAGGGCTTTCGCGTGGCGATCTGCGAACAGGTTGAGGACCCGCGCAAGGCGAAGGGCCTCGTGCGGCGCGAGGTGGTTCGCGTGGTGTCGCCTGGAACCTTTGCGGAAGCCGGCTACCTCGACGCGCGCGAATCGGCCTTCCTTCTCGCGGTGGCCCCCGCTGCGTCGTCCTCGCCCGAGGCCCCGCCGACCGTCACCCAGGCCCGAGGCGCGGCCGACCCGTCATCCGCCAGCGTTCCGGTCACCGGCGCAGCGCTGCTGGACCTGTCGACCGGAGAGTTCATGGCGGCCGAGTATGCAGGTCGGGACGGCCTTCGGCAACTCGCCGACGAGATTGCGGTGCTGCGTCCTCGGGAGATCCTGCTCGGGACGAGCGTCGATGCCACCGCCATCCTGCCCCCGTCCGTGTTGTCGGGTGCCGTCATCACCAGGGTCGATGACTGGCTGTTCGATCACGACACCGCCCGGCGAACATTGCTGACGCAGCTTCGCACACAGGCGCTCGACGGCTTCGGTCTCGAACCCCACCCGGCCGCCGTGCGCGCGGCCGGCGCGCTCGTGCATCACCTTCAGGACACGCAGAAAGCGGAACTCACGCATATCCGCGGCATTACGTTCAAGGAGCAGGCGGACCGGCTCGTCCTCGATCCGTTGACCCTCAAGCACCTCGAAGTCATCGACTCGCTCGACGGCGGGCGTGCCGGTTCACTGCTGCACGAGATCGACCGGACCATCTCCGCCATGGGGGCGCGTCTGCTGCGCGCCTGGCTCCTGCGCCCACTGGTCTCGCTGGAGCGCATTCGCGACCGGCTCGACGCCGTGGAGGATTTCGCGTTCCGCACAACCGAGCGCGGAAAGTTCCGTGATGCCCTTCACGCGGTCCATGACCTCGAACGGCTCGTGTCGCGGGCGGCCCTCGGCACGGCAGGGCCCCGCGACCTGGTCGCGCTCAAGACCTCGCTTGGCGCCATCCCCCGCCTGCGTACCTTGCTGGACTCGTTTCAGGCTCCGGTCGTTTCCAGTCTGGTTGCGCAGTTGGACGATGTGCCGGAGGTCAGGGACGCGATTGAACGAACCATCGTCGACGAACCGTCCGTGCTGGCGCGTGATGGCGGTTGTGTGCGCGACGGGGTCGACGAGGAACTCGACCAGTTGCGCCTCATCTCGCGGTCGGGCAAGCAGGTGATCGCCGAGATGGAAGAACAGGAGCGCACGCGGACCGGCATCGCGTCGCTCAAGGTGCGCTACAACCGCGTGTTCGGGTACTACATCGAAGTCTCGAAGTCGAACCTGCACGCGGTGCCCGCCGACTATCAACGCAAGCAGACGATCGCGGGCGGCGAGCGATTCGTGACGCCGGCGCTCAAGGACTACGAAGAAAAGGTCCTGGGGGCCGACGAGCGGATTCTGGAGCGGGAAATCGAGATGTTCGAGGTGTTGCGCGCCCAGGTCGCCGCCGAGGCGCCGCGCATCCAGGATACGGCGCGCGCCGTCGCCACGCTCGACGTGCTGGCCGCGCTCGCCGACGCGGCCGCGCTCCATAATTTCGTCAAGCCTCACGTCCATGACGGTGACGACATCACGATTATCGACGGCCGGCACCCGGTGGTCGAGCGCTATTCGCCCGATCCGTTTGTCCCGAATGACACCGTCCTCGACGGGTTGACCCGCCAGTTGGTGATCCTCACGGGGCCGAACATGGGCGGAAAGTCCACCTACCTCCGGCAGATTGCGCTCATCTGCCTGATGGCCCAGGCCGGATCGTTTGTCCCTGCCCGCGAAGCCAAACTCGGCCTGGTGGACCGGATCTTTGCGCGCGTCGGCGCCTCGGACAACATCGCACGCGGCCAATCGACCTTCATGGTCGAGATGCAGGAGACCGCCAACATCCTGCACTCGGCCACGTCCCGGAGCCTCGTCATCCTCGATGAGATTGGGCGGGGCACCTCGACATTCGACGGTCTCAGTATCGCGTGGGCGGTGGCGGAGTATCTGGCGACCACCAGCCGTGCGCGTCCCAAGACCGTGTTTGCCACGCACTATCACGAACTGACCGACCTGGCCGATACCGTGCCCGGGGTCGTCAATGCGCATGTCGCAGCCCGCGAATGGAAGGACGACATCGTCTTTCTGCGCAAGGTCGTGCCAGGCCGGTCGGACCGCAGCTACGGCATCCAGGTGGCGAGACTGGCCGGATTGCCACCCGAGATCATCGCGAGGGCGCGCAGCATTCTCGGGGCGCTCGAGCAGGATGCACTCGCGCGCGGCGGACGGCCGTCGGCGACGGGCGCAGGGGCGGATCCCCGCCTGCAACTGGGGCTGTTCGAAGCGCACACGCCGGTGGATGCCCTGGCGAAGAGAGTGCGGGAGATCGACGTCGACCGCTTGACGCCGCTCGAGGCGCTGACCCTGATCGCCGACCTCAAGCGGGAACTCGAAGAATGAGGCGATGGGCTGCGGCAGCCGCCGGTGTCCTGGTTCTGGTCTGGTGCGCCGGCTGCAGTCGCCCGACTCCCCCGCCCCCCGAGATCATCCGCGTCGCCATTGTCAGTTCGCCAAACAACCTGGATCCGCGCATCGGCACCGATGAGGTCTCGCAGCGCCTGCACCAGTTGATCTACGACCAGCTGTTTCGCATCGACGACCAGCTCCGTGTGTCGCCGGGGCTGGCCACCGACTGGACCCAACCCGATTCGACGACCTACGTCGTGCACCTCAGACGTGGCGTGCGCTTCCACGATGGCCACGAACTGACATCGGCGGATGTCGCATACACGTTCAACAGCTTCCTGGACCCGGCGTTCGCGTCACCGCGCAAGGGCGCGTATCGCCTGCTGAAGCGTGTCAGCGCCGTGGATCGCTATACCGTCGAATTCGTGTTGCAGGAGCCGTTTGGATCGTTTCCGGTCAACCTTGTCATGCCGGTCGTACCGGCCGGCGCTGGCACCGCGTTGAAGCAGCAGCCCATCGGCACGGGCCCGTATCGGTTCGTCCGCCACGTCGCCGACGATTATGTCGAGCTGACGGCCTTCGATGCCTACTTTGAAGGCGCGCCCCGCAACAAGGGACTCCTGCTTCGCGTCGTCCCCGACGACATGATGCGCGGCCTCGAGTTGCAGCAGGGATCGGTCGATCTGGTCGTGAACGATCTCGCCCCAGACCTGGTTCATCAACTTCGGACGAGTAGCACGCTCCGCGTTATCACGTCGCCAGGCACCGACTACGCCTACGTGGGCATCAACCTGCGCGATCCGGCGCTCCGCGACCGGCGAGTCCGTCAGGCTCTCTGCTACGCCATCGATCGGCAGGCCATCGTTGATCACCTGCGCCGGGGCCTCGCTCTTCCCGCATCGGGAGTGCTGCCGCCCATGTCGTGGGCGTTCGAGTCGGCCGTGCGTCAGTACCCGTTCGACCCCGCTCGCGCCATGGCGCTGCTCGACGAGGCGGGCTACCGCGACCCCGATGGCGAGGCCCCAGCCCCCCGGCTGTCGTTGACGTTGAAGGTCTCGTCGACCGAATTCAACCGCCTGCAGTCATCCGTCATCCAGGAGAGCCTCCGGCGAGTGGGCATCGCGCTCGACGTCAGGACGTACGAGTTCGCGACGCTCTACAACGACGTCCTGCGTGGGAATTTCCAGTTGTTCACGCTGCAATGGGTCGGCGTGTCCGATCCGGACATGCTGCGGCGCGTCTTCCATTCGAAACAGATGCCGCCAAGCGGATTTAATCGCGGCTTTTTCTCGAATCCTGCCGTCGATGATCTGATTGACCGGGCGACCCGGTCGACCGACGACACCGAGCGCCGCACGCTGTACGGCGATGTTCAGAGGCTGGTAGCCGAAGAGGTGCCGTACGTCAGCCTCTGGTACAAGACCAACGCCGTGGTCGCCCAGCGCAACCTGCAGGGCATTGACCTCGGTCCAGCGGCCGACTTCCGATTTCTTCGCCACGTGTGGCGCGGTGTGAACGGAACGCCCGCGACATTGCCAGCGAGCGGTCAGTGATGATCCGGTTGGGTCGATGGGTAGCGTGGGGATTCGCGATCGGGCTCTGTCTCTGGGCGGCCGAGGCACAGGGACAGACCAGGTACGACTCCCGCCTTCACTTCCGCGTCATCCACACCGATCATTTCGTCATCTACTTTCATCAGGGTGAGGAACGGATCGCCAGCCGTCTGGCGGGCATGGTTGAGGCGGTTCGCCGGGATGTCGCCGCCCAACTGGTCCTTGATGCACCTGACCAGATCCACGTGGTGCTCGTCGATCAGACCGACGTCTCCAATGGATGGTCCACGCCCCTCCCGTACAACACCATCGAGATCGCTGCGACCCCGCCGCCGTTGACGTCGCTGCTCGGCAACTATGACGACTGGCTCAGGCTGGTGCTCGTGCACGAGTACACGCACATCGTCCATCTGGATCGCGTGGGCGGTTGGATGCGGATCTTCCGGCGGACACTCGGCCGGCATCCGATGTCGTTCCCGAACCTGTTCCTGCCGACCTGGCAGGTGGAAGGGGTGGCCACCTACGTCGAAAGCGCGCTCACGGGCCGCGGACGCGTTGGTGCTGCCGAGACCCGAGCCATCCAGGACGAGATCGCCGCATCCAGGGGACTGATGCCGATAGACCGTGCCGGAGGCGGACTGGTGGCCTGGCCCGGCGGAAACACTCCGTACTTCTACGGCGGAGCGTTCAGCGACTACCTGGCGAGCCGCGACGGACCGGATCGTCTCGGCCAACTGGCACGCGCCACGTCGTCTCGCCTGCCGTTTCTCGGTGAGGGCGCCTTCACGTCCGTCTTCGGGGCCTCTTCGCAGACACTGTGGCATCAATTCCAGGCCCAGCGGGCCTCGGCCTCGCACGACATGCCGCCACCCACAGACGCTCGGCGGTTGACCCAGGATGGGTTCATGACGTCGGGGCCAAGATACTCGCCTGGGTGTGGGAATGGTGCTCCGCGAGTCCTCTATTCGACACTCACGCCCGAGCGATTTCCGAACATCAAGGAGATCGCGGCCGATCGACGCGTGGCCAGAACGGTCACCACGAGATACCTGGGAGAATCACTCTCGACCGACGGTCGCTGGGTGTTCTTCGATCAAATTGAATTCGACGGACCGGTGTCCCGGTTCCGCGATGTCTACGCGGCGGATTTGAACACGACCAGACTCGTGCGCCTCTCGCACGGTGCACGCATGTCCGATCCAGAGGTGTCTACGGATGGGACGCGCCTCGCGGTCGTCGTTCAACGCGCGGGCGACAGCGTGCTGGCCGTCTACCGACTCTCACGGCCCAGCATGGACACGCCGCCCGTCATGGACCGCCCCGCCGTGCTGACCGTCGCTGAAGACGGATGTCATTTCGCGACGCCGCGATGGTCGCCCGATCTGACACGCCTTGCGGCCACACGACAGTGCGAGGGGCGTCCTCCGGAGATCGTCGTCATCGACGGCACCAATGGAGGCGTGACACCGGTCGTCTCCGATCGTCGGTCTCGCAGCATCACGCCGGCGTGGTCGCCTGATGGTCAGGCGCTCTACTTTGCGTCAGACAGAGACGGCTCCCGATTCCAGATCTTTACAATTGGGACGGGAGGCACGTCGCCAGGGGCTCCACGACAGGTCGTCTCCGCAACTGGCGGCGCCACCGCTCCGGACGTGTCGCCGGACGGACGTTCGCTCCTCTTCGTGGGCGTGACAGCGGCCGGATACGACATCTTCGAAGCGTCGCTGACTTCAACGCCTGCCGCGAGTGCATCCCGTGGAGACACGCCATCGGTGCCAGTCGAGCAAGACAGGCCGTCCCCACAACCGTCGCGCGACGTCCCGGAGCCGATCAAGGGCGATCGGTCGTACTCCCCGTGGTCCACGTTATGGCCCCGGGCATGGTCCCCGGCCTTCACGACATCGAACCAACGGACCGACGTTGGGGCGACCGTCGAGGGAAGCGACGTGCTGGGACGCCATGCCTATCTGGCGACGGTGACGTGGACGGTCGCCAGACCGACAACGGACATGCCGATGGCGTCGTCCGCACGCCCGAATATTGACGTCAGCTACGTGTACGGCCGCTGGCGCCAGACCCTCCTGCTGTCGGCGTCGGACACGCTCGAGTCGGTCGCCTTCATCGATCGGGCATCGGGCCGTGTCGTTCGTGCCGACGCGTGGGATCGACAACTGTTCGCCGGCGTACTCGTCGCTTGGCGCCGGGTACGTCTGTCACAGTCGTGGCTCTCAGGCGTGGTGCTTGATCACGAACGCTTCGCCAGCGCGACCGTCATTCCCGCCCGGAACCGCAATGCGCTCCGCTCCGCCTGGACCCTGAACTCCTCACGGTTGTACGGCTACTCCATCAGTTCTGAAGAGGGGATTCGATCGACCGCCACGATTGAGCGGGTCACGCCGGCCCTCGGCGCCGATGGCTCGGCGACGGCAGCGACAGTGGACCTTCGCGCATACCTGCCCGGTGGTCCACTCCATTCCGTTGTCGCGGTGAGATTCGCCTCGGGCGTCAGCACCGGCGATCCGGGCGAGCGCCGAGTCTTCAGCCTAGGCGCGTCCACCATCCCGTCGTCACCTTTCGATTTCGGTCAGCGAGCCGTCGGCATGATGCGCGGTATTCCCATCGACTCCCGGGTTGGAACCGCGGTCGCGGTGACCAACCTGGACTATCGATTTCCCCTCGCGAGGATTGAACGCGGATTCCGGACGTGGCCGATCTTCCTGAACGGGTTGCACGGTGCCATCTTTGCCGACGTGGGCGCGGCCGGCGCCACGCTCGGTTCCATGGGTTCGCCGCTCGTTTCAACAGGCGTCGAGATCGCGTCCGACGTCACGCTCGGGTATTTCCTGCCACTCACCGTCGCGCTTGGCGCCGCGTGGACGCACGATGCCCGTGAGGCGCCTGCGAACCGGCTGGCCGTGTTCCTGCGCCTCGGGCGCGCGTTCTAGTCCCGGCCATCGATCGCAAGACAGGCGAGATCAGGGTATAAGATCGATCGTATGATGCCGAAACTCCCCTACCATCCAGGTCTGCCCTTTACATTCGGCGGCCTCGAGCAGGGACCCGACTCGTTCGACCGCGCGAAGGCTGTGGTCCTTCCCATCCCGTTTGAGCGCACCACGTCGTTCGTGTCGGGCACCAAGAATGGACCGCGCGAGATCATCGCCGCGTCGAGCCAGGTTGAGTTGTACGACGAGGAGCTTGGGAAAGAGATCTCCGACGTCGGCATCTACACGCTACCAGCCATGGAGCTGCCGTTTGCCCGCACCGAGCAGGCGTTTGCCGAGATCCAGCGCACCGCCTCATGGCTGGCGGCATCGGACAAGTTCTTCGTGGCGCTCGGAGGCGAGCACGCGCTGACCGCCCCACTGGTGGCGGGCGTCGCCGAGCAGCATGCCGGCCTCAGCGTCCTGCACATTGACGCCCATGCCGACCTGCGCGACAGCTACCTGGGCGATCCGCACAGCCACGCGAGCGCCATGCGCCGGGTGCTTGAACACGCGCCGGCCGTCCAGGTGGCCATCCGGAATCTGTCGGCGCCGGAAGCGCAGGCTCTCCCGTCACTCAACACGACGGTCTTCTTCGACTGGAATATGCGGGACGACCCTCAGTGGATGGAGCGCGCGGTCGAGAAGCTCAGCCCGAAGGTTTACGTCACCATCGACTGTGACGGTCTTGATCCGGCCATCATGCCGGCGGTTGGCACGCCCGAACCCGGCGGATTGAGCTGGCGCGAACTGCTCACGCTGCTCAAGCTCGTGATGGCTCGGCGCACCGTCGTTGCCTGTGATGTCGTCGAACTCTGCCCGCTCCCAGGCGTCGTGGCGCCCAACTTCCTCGCGGCGCGCCTGGTCTACAAGCTGGTGGGATATCGATTCCTGGCCCGCTAAGTCCTTCGATTCACAGCTTCGGCGGCGAACCGACTCACTCAGGACTTAGTGCTGAGCGAGCGTCTTCCGCTGGATCTCCTCGCACCGATACCCATCCGCAATTGCGAGTCGAAGCACTGACCGAACAGGCTCTTACCGGGTCGCCGCCGGGGCGATGTCCAGTGCGTCCATCTCCCGCCGCGCGATCTGCGCATACGGGGACTGCGGAAACTCGTCGGCCACACGACGAAACGTCTTGCGCGCTTCGTCATTCTTTCCCGCCAGCCGGTACCCGCGCGCCAACTGCATCAGCACGCCATCAACCGGGACTTCGTCGGTGGTCTGCTGCGCGATCTCCTTGAGCGACGCCAGCGCCGGTTCGTACTGCCCAATCGTGAGCTGCGCATCGGCAATGCCCAGTTTCGCCATCACCTGGTAGACGCCTTTTGCCTTCGCCACGACTTCGCGGTAGCGTTCGATCCCATCGGCTGTGCGGCCGACTGCCACCAGCGCCGCTGCTGCCCGGTAGCGCGCCATCACGCCTGGCTCCAGGTTCGGATACGAGTCAGCCACGGCCAACAGACTCGGCAGCGCCGCTTCGAGCCGCGCCTTGTCGCTCGCATACGTCCCGGTCGCCTGCATCGGCGGCTTACCCGCCTCGCCGGCCGTGGGCGGCATCACGGGAGCCTCGGCAATCACCATCGCCTCAGCCAGCATCCGGGTGGCCGTCGACGCGGTGTTCTGGCGGACGATGACCGTCGCCACCACGCCTATCGCCACGATGATGATGGCCAGGCCGCCGTAGATCACGAGGTTCCGGTTCGCCCCGTACCATTCCCTCGCGCCGAGCAGCCACTCGGCGAATTCGTTTTCCTTCAGGTGATGCCGTTCAGTTCGCTTCATGATGCCTCAGGCAAGTTCCCGACGCTGTCGACACGAGTGGGAGCCGTCGGTCGGCTCCCGCCCAATCAATCCAGTCGTCCATTATAGCGGCGAAATGCACCGTGACGACGCGCGAATCAGGCTTCGCGCATAAACGGATAGTCGAACTCCGTCGCCGGCGCAAACGTCTCCTTGATCGTGCGCGGACTCGTCCAGCGCAGCAGGTTGAGTGGACCGCCTGCCTTGTCATTGGTGCCCGACCCTCTCGCGCCGCCAAACGGCTGCCGGCCCACCATCGCTCCGGTTGGCTTGTCGTTGAGGTAGAAATTGCCGGCGGCGTACCGAAGCACGCGGCACGCCTCAATGTACGCGTAGCGATCGTTCGAGAAGATTGCGCCCGTGAGGGCGTACGGCGACGTGGTGTCGCACAGTCTCAGCGTCTCTGCATACTTCTCGTCCTCGTAGACGTAGATCGTGAGGACCGGCCCGAAGATCTCCTCCGCCATGGTGACGAACCGGGGATTCAAGGCCTGAATGACCGTGGGTTCGATGAAGAAGCCCTTCGACTTGTCGCCCCGGCCGCCCAGGATGACCTCCGCCTCGCTCGAGGCCCTGGCTCGATCGATGTAACTCATGATGTTGCTGAACGAGGCTTCGTCTATCACCGCGTTCACGAAATTCGTGAAGTCCCGGACATCGCCGGTCTTCACGCGCGCGAGCATCTCGCTCATGCGATGCTGCACCTCCGGCCACATCGACGCCGGGATGTACGCCCGCGAGGCCGCTGAGCACTTCTGACCCTGATACTCGAACGCGCCGCGCACCAGGGCGGTGGCCACTTCCTGCGCGTCCGCCGAGTTGTGCACGAACACGAAGCCCTTGCCTCCCGTCTCGCCGACAATCCGAGGATAGCTCCTGTAGGTGTCGAGCTTGCTTGCAACCGTTCGCCACAGGGAGTTGAACGTGGAGTTCGAACCCGTGAAGTGCAGTCCGGCGAACATCGGATGCGCCAGCACCAGTTCGCTCACGAGCGAGCCCTGCCCGGGAACGAAGTTGATCACGCCCGGCGGGAAGCCGGCCTCCATGAACACCTGCATCAAGACGTAACTGGAGAGCAACGACGTGCTCGCCGGTTTCCACACCGTCGTGTTGCCCATCAGGGCAACCGACGTATTCAGATTCGAGGCAATGGCCGTGAAGTTGAACGGGGTGACGGTGAAGACGAAGCCCTCGAGCGGCCGGTACTCCATCCGGTTCAGCTCATCGGGCGCGGAGTGCGGCTGGTCGGAGTAAATCTGCGACGCAAAGTAGACGTTGTGCCGGAGGTAGTCGATCACCTCACACACCCCGTCGACCTCGGCCTGATAGGCGCTCTTCGCCTGGCCGAGCATCGTCGCGGCGCCAATCTTGTACCGGTAACGGCCGGCCAGTAGCTCCGCGGCGCGCAAGATGACCGAAGCACGTTCAATCCACGACAGGGTCGCCCACGCCTCGTGCGCGCTCAGCGCGGCGTCGATTGCCAATCGCACTTCGGCTTCGCCGGCCTGGTGACAGCGCGCGAGCACGTGACCGTGATCGCAGGGCATCACCACGTCGCGGGTCCGGCCCGTGCGGATTTCACGGCCACCAATGACGAGCGGGATATCGACGACCGTGCTGGCCATCAGGTCCAGTTCCCGTTTCAACGAGACGCGGCTGACCGAGCCGGGGGCGAAGTCGCTGACGGGTTCGTGGCGGGGCTCAGGAAAACTGAATACGCTGTTGTTCATGGAAGTCTCCTCGACCCGAGAACCGGTTTCAAAACCCGTTCTGGCGGCTCGCCAGCGGACCGCCTACGCAGGTTTTCAAACCGTCACCAATGAAGATAGCGCGATTGGCGGCGGAAGTGGTGCCCCTGGCCCGACTCGAACGGGCGGCCTACGGTTTAGGAAACCGTTGCTCTATCCTGCTGAGCTACAGGGGCATCAGCCTCATTATCCTACACGCTCGCGTATCGCAAAGGCGAGACCGCGCTCGACCTGGGCTTGGGCAATTCTGAGCGGCCAGTTAGTCAGACCGATATCGAGTTACCGGTATGCTTCGCTACGGTGAGCGACCCTTACGACCGTGACGGACGTCTCGACGTCGTCGATGAGGTACAGGATCCGGTAGTCCCCCTGCCGGATTCGGTACTTTTCCTGGCCGGACAGTTTCTCGGCGCCGACAGGCCTGGGTTCGGCGGCGAGACGTTGGATCATTGATACCGTGCGTCGGCGATCCCGCAGCGGAAGACCTTCGAGTTCCTTCGCCGCGGAGGGCTTGATCTGCAGGCTATAGCTTGCCACGTCGCTTCAGGTCCTTGAGCACATCCTCGAAGGCGAGGTTCGGTTCCTTGGATCGCGCATCGAACGCGGCCAGATCATCGGCGTCCTCGGCCAGGCTCCGGCGAACGGCCCGGTTGACCAGGTCAGATATGCTGTGGTCCGTTTCAGCCGCCTTGACCCGCAGGGCCTTGTGGATGCCCGGATCGAAGTACACGGTGGCACGTGTGAGGTCAGCCATGTTGGTATGGTGACACTATGGCACTATAACGTCAAGACGTTGTAACGTTAACCGGTAGCGGTTTGACC
This genomic interval from Acidobacteriota bacterium contains the following:
- a CDS encoding CopG family transcriptional regulator, coding for MADLTRATVYFDPGIHKALRVKAAETDHSISDLVNRAVRRSLAEDADDLAAFDARSKEPNLAFEDVLKDLKRRGKL
- a CDS encoding type II toxin-antitoxin system RelE/ParE family toxin, which translates into the protein MASYSLQIKPSAAKELEGLPLRDRRRTVSMIQRLAAEPRPVGAEKLSGQEKYRIRQGDYRILYLIDDVETSVTVVRVAHRSEAYR
- the pruA gene encoding L-glutamate gamma-semialdehyde dehydrogenase, with protein sequence MNNSVFSFPEPRHEPVSDFAPGSVSRVSLKRELDLMASTVVDIPLVIGGREIRTGRTRDVVMPCDHGHVLARCHQAGEAEVRLAIDAALSAHEAWATLSWIERASVILRAAELLAGRYRYKIGAATMLGQAKSAYQAEVDGVCEVIDYLRHNVYFASQIYSDQPHSAPDELNRMEYRPLEGFVFTVTPFNFTAIASNLNTSVALMGNTTVWKPASTSLLSSYVLMQVFMEAGFPPGVINFVPGQGSLVSELVLAHPMFAGLHFTGSNSTFNSLWRTVASKLDTYRSYPRIVGETGGKGFVFVHNSADAQEVATALVRGAFEYQGQKCSAASRAYIPASMWPEVQHRMSEMLARVKTGDVRDFTNFVNAVIDEASFSNIMSYIDRARASSEAEVILGGRGDKSKGFFIEPTVIQALNPRFVTMAEEIFGPVLTIYVYEDEKYAETLRLCDTTSPYALTGAIFSNDRYAYIEACRVLRYAAGNFYLNDKPTGAMVGRQPFGGARGSGTNDKAGGPLNLLRWTSPRTIKETFAPATEFDYPFMREA